The stretch of DNA CGGTCACGCAGCGATTGAGATCGCCGCGGCAGTCATCGAGAAGGAGCCGTTCTCGGCTGGGCTTGCCCTGCTTCCAATCCTCGAAGGCGCGGGCGACCCGCTCGAACCGCTCTTGCGGCGAGCCTTCGGCCAGGTCGCGCAGCATCTGCAGATCGATCTCCTCGGGCGCGGCGATCATCCGTTCCGGATCCGCACCGACATGGGCCACGGCCATGGTGCCGTGGATGGCGCGGGCGGCGTCTTCTGCGATATCCAGGCAAGGCTGCGCAGTTGCCGGATCGGGCAGCAGAGCGAGAACGTCGGCATGGACGGTCACTTCCCGCACATGGCCGGCGAAGATGACACCGGCTTCTGCCGGGGGCGGTTTCCGCGGGGTGTCGTTTACGGTCGCATTGCTCATACCGGGCCTCCTTTCGCGAGTGCTCCCACCTCGCTCCCGGTCGATCACGTTTGAAAGTTTACTCCTGTGTCCCATGGCTAGCAAACGCTGCACACTTGTTAGCACGCAATCACTCGTTGCCATGGAAGTGACGGTAGGAACTATTCCATGCACTTCATGACAACCCTAGCGTCATTGGCCCCACGGCCGCCCAGGCCGAAATGAAATGGAGAATCTACGCGAAATGCGCCTCCCTGCCCCGCGGCGGCCATCCCGCCGCGGAGCAAATGATCGTGGCGAAGCCGCGCCGCTTTCGCACCACTTGCGGCATCCTTTTGAACAATCAGGCAGTTTCCGCGTTCATTTGAAGGGCAAAGGAGCTCTTGATGTCATACGGATCGCTGAGTGCTTTTGGTGACACCTGGTGCCGGTACAGCCCGGACACCGAGACCCTCGAGGCCGCTCATGACCTGGTGGACCAATACCTCGTGTTCGCCGAGGAAGCGCAAGTGGGAAATGACATCATCGACGAGATCGAGCTGCCCGTCCCGAAGCCTGTCCTGATCAAGTCGTTTGGCCTCGTCATCGCTGCCGAGCACCGTCCGCAGATAAGAACTCTGCTGATCAAGGCCGCCATGACGCTTGCCCAGTACCGCGACGACGTCGGACCACGGATGCGGTTAAAGCCTACGACACCGCACGGCAGGCCGCGGGCGGCCCGATCGCGGGAATTCGAGCGCCGTCTCGAAAAGAAGCTTGTGGCGGTCGCTGCAGAACGGATCAACCTCGGCGCGTTCTATCGCCGCGCCTTTATCGAGGCCATGCATTGACGCCAGGTGCGGTCGCACCTTGCCTTGCCCGCGACGTTCAGATCGCCGCCTGCATCAGGTAGAGGGATCGTTCCGGAGGAAGCTGTGCAACCATTTTCATCATGATCTTGGGATCGACATGGGGAACGGATCGCAGTTGGCCGTCCCGGTAGATGATCGTCAAGACGCGCGTCTCTTCGTCATAATCGAGTTCAGCGATCGTTTTCGTGTACACCAGGAACCGCATGCCGTTTACACCTCGCTGGTCAATGGAACATCACCAAGGTGATGGTGCCGACCATGACCCACCCGGAAACGATAATCAGGGACATTCTCAACAACGCCGTCTTGATCGTCATGGAATACTCCAAATCGCTTCAACCAAACTAGCTGTACTTTGGGACGAGTGTGGCCTATCGGGCCGAACCCTCATCCCGGCGGGATTATATGTCTGACGCCCTTAGGCGAGTATGGGAGCCGAAGGCGTGACTGGAATCACCTCCAGCGCGACTAAGCACACCCTAATATAGGCAGTCGCGTGAAATCGACGTGACACACGTATTGCGCGAACAGCTGTATCGCGCGTCTCAATCTGTGCGCACAGCGACGGGGATAGGATAGGAACCTGATCCGGATCAGAAGTCGCCGAGTGCGTAGCCGGCGCCACGCACCGTCCGGATCACCTTATCGGCCTTGCCGAAACTGATGCCCTTCCGGAGACGCCCGATGTGTACGTCGACAGCGCGCTCATCGACACTGGCATCGTTACCCCACAGCGATGCCCTCAATTCCGATCGGGAGTGGACGCGGCCGGGGGACTTCATCAGAAACTCGAGCAGCCTGAACTCGGTGGGGCCGAGCTTGACTTCCTTCTTCTGCCTGTGAACCCGGCGGGCGTTCTTATCGAGCGTCAGATCCCCGACCTTCAGCGTGCTCTCCAGCAGCGCTGGATTGAGACGCCGCAGGAGGTTCCGCAAGCGGATGAGGAGTTCCACGGGGGAGACTGCCTTTATGAGGCAGTCGTCGGCTCCGGCGGAGAGAACGGCCAACCGGTCCTGCTCGAGGGCCGAGTCCAGCAGCACCACGATCGGAAGGCGGGCGGTCGCTCCAGTTGTCCGGAACTGGCGGCATGTCGAGATTGCCATCGAGCCAGGAGCCGGCGCACCGAATATCACCGCATCAGGCAGCCGCAACGCCACGAGCTCGACCAGCGACGCATGCGGGTGAAGACAGTTCACCGAATACCCTTCTGTCTCCAGAGCATGCTTCAGTGTCGCGAGCAGATCTTCGTCCTGCTCAACAACAAGTACCCGCACCGACATCTTCTCCGGCCTCCCTGCTATGCTTCCATCGAATATCCTGCGCCGCGGACGGTGCGGATGACGTCCTGCATGTTGGAGAAGTTCAGCGCCTTGCGCAGTCGACCGACATGAACGTCCACGGTGCGCTCGTCGACATAAATGTCGTGGCCCCAGACACCGTCCAGAAGCTGCGAACGCGAGAAGACGCGGCCGGGCGACGACATCAGGAATTCCAGTAGACGGAATTCGGTCGGGCCGAGACGGACTTCGCGGCTCTTGCGGTGAACACGATGCGTTTCGCGGTCGAGTTCGATATCGCCGCATTTCAGCACCGTGGAGAGCACCTCGGGCTTGGCGCGGCGCAGCATCGCCTTGACGCGGGCAACGAGTTCGGGCGTGGAGAACGGCTTGACCACGTAGTCGTCGGCGCCGGTGGAAAGGCCGCGCACACGCTCGCTTTCCTCGCCGCGCGCCGTCAGCATGATGATCGGCAGACGCTCCGTTTCCGGGCGCATGCGCAGGCGGCGGCAAAGCTCTATGCCCGACACGCCCGGCAGCATCCAATCGAGGATCAGAATATCCGGCGTGCGCTCCTGAAGCCTGATTTCGGCCTCGTCGCCGCGCAGAATGGTGTCGACCTCGAAACCTTCGGCCTCAAGGTTATAGCGAAGAAGCACGCTCAGTGCCTCTTCGTCTTCAACGACTGCAACTCTCGGGATCATTCGGTTCTGTCTCCTGAGGGCCGGTTCGGAATTGTCATTCCGTGACCGCGCCGACGGTGTTGGCAGTATCGTCCTTCGGACGTTCGCCTTCCGGCTGTGCGCCGGTCGCCATGTAATAGATCGTTTCGGCAATGTTAGTGGCGTGATCGCCGATGCGCTCGATGTTCTTCGCACAGAAGAGAAGATGCGTGCAGCTGGTGATGTTGCGCGGATCTTCCATCATGTAGGTCAACAGCTCGCGGAACAGCGAGGTGTACATCGCGTCGATTTCCTCGTCGCGCTCGCGGATCGACTTCGCCTTGTCGGCTGAACGCGAGGCATAGACGTCGAGTACTTCCTTGAGCTGGACCAGCGCCAGTTCGGAAAGATGCTCGAGACCGCGGGCGAGCTTGCGCGGAACGCCGGTGCTCTGCACGGCGATGACACGCTTGGCGGTGTTCTTGCCGAGATCGCCGACGCGCTCGAGATCGGCCGCGATGCGGATCGAGCCCATGATCTCGCGAAGGTCCGAGGCCACCGGCTGGCGGCGGGCAATCGTGACGATCGCCTTGTCGCCGATCTCGCGCTCGGCGTGATCCATGACGACATCGTCGGAGATGACCTTCTGGGCCAAGCCAGCGTCACCGTTAACCAGCGCGCGGACGGCGTCCGACACCATCTGCTCGGCAAGCCCGCCCATTTCCGAGATGCGGCGGGACAAATACTTCAGATCCTCGTCATAGGCAGAAAAGATATGGGTCGATGCCATTGGGATTGTCCTTGAATAGCCTGAACGCCGCAGCTCAGCCGAAGCGGCCCATGATGTAATCCTGGGTGCGCGGGTCGTCCGGATTGGTGAACATCTTGTCGGTGTCATTCTCCTCGACGAGATTGCCGAGGTGGAACATGGCGGTGCGCTGCGAAACGCGGGCTGCCTGCTGCATCGAGTGCGTCACGATGACAATACTGTAGTTCTCGCGAAGCTCGTGGATCAGCTCCTCGACCTTGGCGGTCGCGATCGGATCGAGCGCCGAGCACGGTTCGTCCATCAGGATGACTTCCGGGCTGACGGCAACGGCGCGCGCGATGCACAAGCGCTGCTGCTGGCCGCCCGACAGACCGGTGCCGGATTCCTGCAGGCGGTCCTTGACTTCGTTCCAGAGGCCGGCCTTATGGAGGCTGCTTTCGACGATCTGATCAAGGTCGGCCTTCGACCTCGCAATTCCATGGATGCGCGGTCCGTAAGAAACGTTCTCGTAGATAGACTTCGGGAACGGGTTCGGCTTCTGGAAGACCATGCCGACGCGGGCGCGGAGTTCCACGACGTCGATGTCCGGATCGTAGATATCCGCGTCGTCCAGCTTGATTTCGCCCGTGACGCGGCAATTGTCGATCGTGTCGTTCATGCGGTTCAAGCAACGCAGGAACGTGGACTTGCCGCAGCCCGATGGGCCGATGAGGGCGGTAACAGTGTTTTCGCGGACGTTCAGGTTCACGTCGAAAAGCGCACGCTTCTCGCCGTAGTAGACAGACACCGTCTTGCCGACCATCTTATAGGCGCTCGTATTCAGTTTCTGCTCCAGAGCCTTCTCAACTGCTGTTTCAGTCAACATGTTCATAATCCTTACTCCGTTACCAGCGGCGTTCAAAACGCTGCCTGAGGAAGATGGCGATTGCATTCATCAATATGAGGAAGCCCAACAGCACGAGAATTGCGGCGGAGGTCCTCGATACGAAGCCGCGCTCCGGGCTGTCCGCCCAGATGTAGATCTGGCTGGGAAGGGCCGTCGACGCCGCGAAGATACCATCCGGCGGGCTTGTGATGAAGGCGTTCATACCAATGAGCAGCAGCGGCGCCGTTTCACCAAGCGCTCGCGCGAGCGAGATGATCGCGCCGGTCATGACGGTCGGCATGGCGAGCGACAGCACGTGATGGAAGATCATCTCGTGCTTGGAGGCGCCGACCCCGAGAGCCGCCTCGCGGATCGAGGAAGGCACCGCTTTCAGCGACACGCGTGTGACGATGATGAGCGTCGGCAGCGTCATCAGCGAGAGAACGAGGCCGCCGACGAGCGGAGACGACCGCGGTAGGCCGAAGCCGTTCAGGAAGACGGCGAGCCCGAGGAGACCGAAGACCACCGACGGGACCGCCGCAAGGTTGTTGATGTTGATCTCGATGAGGTCGGTGAAACGGTTCTTGGGAGCGAACTCTTCCAGGTAGATCGCCGCCGCGATGCCGATCGGGAAGCTGATCGCGAAGCAGACCAGCAGCGACCAGAACGATCCGGAAATCGCGCCAGCCAAGCCAGCCAGTTCCGGGAAGCGGCTGTCGGCATTGAGGAAGAGCGCCCAGTTGAACGGGCTGGAGATCACGCCCTTGGATACGAGCTGGTCGATCATGCCGATCTGCTCGTCGCTGACGCGGCGCTGGCTCTCGGGCGTGTCCCGGCTGATCTCACCCTTGACGAACTGGTCGGCCGGGTCCGACATCGGGATAACGAAGGTGCTCGGCCCCTTAAGGCGCGCCGGATCCTTGATGACCGCGTCGCGGACGAGGAACGGTGCCGACGACGTGAAGAGGTCGAAGTAGGCCTTCTCCTGCCTGCGAGGCAAATCCCCCACCTGAGTGCGCAACGCGTCGCGTACAGCGCCGCGCCAATCGGCCTTCATCATATCGCTTGTATCGAGCTCAGCTTTGCTCAGGTCGATGTTGATGGTGGCCACCGTCTGGGTGAACGCCTTGTACCCCGTGAGCGTCAGAGAACCGATGAGGAAGGCGAGGAAGCCGAGCGCGAAAACAATCGCGATCATGCCATAAACCTGGAGACGGCGCTCGGCGGCATAGCGTGCCTTCCGGCGCGCCTTCATGTCGTCCGAATGCCAGTTGACACGCGTTCCGGCGACTGCGGTCGTGGACATCAGTATTTCTCCCGGTACTTGCGCACGGTGCGCAGCGCGATGAGGTTCAAGCCGAGCGTGACGAGGAAGAGCACGAGGCCGAGTGCAAAGGCCGCCAGCGTCTTCGGGTTGTCGAACTCCGAGTCGCCAATCAGCAGGGTGACGATCTGGACGGTCACGGTGGTGACCGCGTCGAACGGGTTGAGAGTAATCTTCGCGATCAGGCCGGCCGCCATGACGACGATCATCGTCTCGCCGACCGCACGGCTGAGTGCAAGAAGGACGCCGCCGATAATCCCTGGCAAAGCGGCGGGCAGCAGGACCTTGCGGATAGTCTCTCCCTTCGTCGCGCCAAGAGCCAGCGAACCGTCGCGCATGGCACGGGGCACTGCGGCAAAGGCGTCGTCCGAAAGCGAGGAAATGAACGGGATGATCATCACACCCATGACAAGGCCGGTGGCAAGCGCGCTGTTCGGCGACGAGGGTATCCCGACGGCCGCGCCCAGAGCCCTGATAGCAGGGGCGACAGTCAGCACGGCGAAGAAGCCGTAGACGACCGTCGGAACACCGGCGAGAATTTCGAGAAGCGGCTTCACGACGGCACGGAACCGCGGGTGCGCATACTCGGTCAGATAGATGGCGGAGAGGATGCCTGTCGGCACCGCGACCAGCATCGCGATCGCAGAGATGACAAACGTTCCGAACAGAACGGGAAGAACGCCGAACGCGCCCTGCCCCGCCACTTGGTCCGCACGAATGGCGATCTGAGGTTCCCAGCGCAGGCCGAAGAGAAATTCGGTAACCGGCACCTTCGCAAAGAAGTGCAGCGCTTCGAAGACGAGCGAGCCGACGATGCCCAGCGTGATGATGATGGCGACCAGGGAGGAGAACATCATGAAGCCCGTGACCGCAGTCTCGACGCTGTGGCGGGCGCGATACCGTGGGCTGATTACCTTCATGCCGAGGAACGCGCCGACGGCGGCGATGCAGAGGCCAATGGCCGTCATCAGGTAGGTAGAGTAGGTCTGGAGGGACCGCAGGTGCTCTGCTGCAGCGGCAACCTCGGGCGACGGCTGGCGGAACAGGTTTCCGGCCGCGACCTGGCGGATTTCGCCGATCAGCAGCGACCGTGCGGCACCGTCCATGGCTTCGGAGCCTGGATATGAGGCCACCACAAGCTGATTGATGACGCTGGACTGGAAGGCGAGCCAGAGAAGAAGAAATACGAAAGCGGGAACAGCAGTCCAAATCGCGGCATTGAGGCCGTGGTAAATCGGCCGGGAATGCGCCTTTATGCGGCTCGTTCCTGCCGTTGTCGCTACGGCGAGGGCGCGCGAGCCTCCAAAGTAGGCCGCGATCACGGCCGCGGCAACCAATACGAGGAAGAGATAACCGGACATGTTGCCCCCATGTGAGAAGAAGCCGCCCGCGGGGTGCGCGGGCGGCCGGTGAAATTCGATATTACGAGCCGAGCTTCTTGGCGGCCAGGACAGCCTTCTCGACTTCCTCGCGCTTGGAGTCGTCAAGCGGCGTCAGGCCACGTTCGGCAAGATAGCCGTCCTCGCCCATCGAAGCCTTGGAAGTGTACTCTTCCAGGAACTCCTTCATGCCAGGAATGACGTCGCGGTGCGCATTCTTGACGTAAATGAAGAGCGGGCGGGATACCGGGTAGGAGCCGTCCTTGATGGTGTCGAAGCTGGCTTCCACACCTTCGATCTTGATGTCCTTGAGCTTGTCTTCGTTCTCGTAGAGGAACGAATAGCCGAAGATGCCAACGGAATTCGGATCGGATTCAAGACGCTGAACGATGAGGTTGTCGTTTTCGCCGGCTTCGATGAACGGACCGTCCTGGCGCATGCGCGAGCAGGCTTCCGTGTATTTCTTCTCGTCGGCCTTCTTGATGTCGGCCATGCCAGGAACCTTGGCGCAGCCCTCGAGCATGACCAGTTCGACGAAGGCGTCGCGGGTGCCGGAGGTCGGCGGCGGGCCAAAGGCGACGATGTTGACGTCCGGAAGGGACTTGTCAATGTCGGACCACTTCTTGTTCGGGTTGGCGACGAGGCCGCCCTTGCCGTCGGGAAGCTGGGCAGCGAGCGCCTGGAAGATCTGTTCCTTGGTCAGGTTCCAGTCGCCAGTATTGGAACGGGAGACGGCGATCGAGAGGCCGTCATAGCCGATGAGGGCTTCTGTGATGTCGGTCACGCCGTTGCCGGCGCAGAGCTTGACTTCCGATTCCTTGATCGCGCGGGAAGCGCCGGTGATGTCTGCGAAGTCTTCGCCGACGCCGCCGCAGAAGGCCTTGAAGCCGCCGCCCGTACCGGTCGACTCGACAACCGGGGCAGGCTTGCCGGTCTTGTTCGCGAACTCTTCAGCGACGGCCTGGGTGTAAGGGAACACGGTGGACGAACCGACGATCTTGATCTGATCGCGGGCCGATGCGACGCCTGCGGTTGCCAGCAAAATAGCGGCGACTGCGCAGCTTCCGAGATATTTCTTCATGGATACTCTCCCGTAGAATTTAACGATGACGCTTCGGCGTCGGCTCCCCTCTATAGGCACCACGTAACAGTTTTGTGACAGTTTTGTATCAATTCATTGTACGGGAAGGAAGGCATCGGCGATGCGCGCCAGCTGCGCCAGTGAGGCCGATTTTTAAGTATCGAACCAAAAACAAATTAGACAAACAGAGTCAATGCCTTCCCGACACTTGCCCATCTGATTTCGAACTGAGCGGGCAGGTTCCGGCGTCCAGGCAGAAAAGAGCTGGCCAACACATCCATTATCCGTCGCGCAGCCAAGGGAAAATCGGCAAACATTATAAAAGTGACATAAAACCGACATTACACCGTTAAGAACGCGGCATATGTCCCCTCCAACGCAATGACGAGGGACGCGCCAATGCTGGAAATAACGGATTTGACCCGGCGGTTCGGTGGCAAGACGGCGGTCGACCAGACGAACCTGAGAATACCGCAGGGCCAAATGGTGGGCATCATCGGCCGCTCGGGCGCCGGCAAATCCACGCTTCTTCGCATGATCAACCGCCTGCAGGAGCCGACGTCCGGCTCCATCCGATTCAGCGGCGTCGAAGTCTCCGCACTCCGCGGCGAAGCCCTGCGCAACTGGCAGCGCGATTGCGCGATGATCTTCCAGCAGTTCAATCTCGTCCCTCGCCTCGACGTTCTGACCAATGTCATGCTCGGCCGCCTCAATCACCGCCCGACCATGCTGAGCATCCTCAACATCTTCAGCCGCGACGAGCGCATTCATGCGATTGCGGCTCTGGAGCGCCTCGGCATCGAGCAGACGGCGCTGCAGACCGCCGGCACGCTCTCCGGCGGCCAGCAGCAGCGCGTGGCGATCGCGCGCGCCCTGATGCAGAACCCGAAGATGGTACTCGCCGACGAGCCGATCGCCTCGCTCGACCCGCTGAACGCCAAAATCGTGATGGATGCGCTGCGCGACATCAACGAGCGCGAGGGCATTACCGTCATCACCAACCTGCATACGCTCGATACGGCGCGCAACTATTGCGAACGCATTGTCGGGATGGCCGCCGGCCGCGTCGTTTTCGACGGCAAGCCTTCAGAGCTGACAGCGGCTGCGGTCAAGGAAATCTACGGCACCGACAAGGATGGCGCCGGCATCGACGAGACCATGACGTCTACCTCGATCAACATGCCCGCGCCAGCCACCGCTCAAGCATCCGTCGGCCTGCAACCGGTTGCCCTGGCGGGCCTCTGAGAGACGGCGGCGATCGACCGCCCCGTCAAGGGCACACTTCTTCGTAACAGCAAGACCACCGGGGAACCGGTCAATCAGGAGAGAACCATGTTGAAGAAAGCACTCTTTGCCGCGACAGCGCTTTTAGCGCTTGCCGGCGCTGCCGCAGCCGAAGACCTCAAGGAATTCCGTGTCGGCATTCTCGGCGGCGAAAACGAGGCTGATCGCCTGCGCAATTTCCAGTGCCTGTCGGAAAAGCTTCCCGCTGCGATCGGTGTCGAGAAGGTCTCCTTCTTCCCGGCAGCCGACTATGACGGCGTCGTCCAGGGCCTGCTCGGCGGCACGCTGGACTACGCAGAACTTGGCGCCTCCGCCTATGCCAAGGTCTATCTCGCCAATTCCAAGGCCGTCGAACCGATCCTGACGACCGTGCAGACCGACGGCGCAACCGGCTATTACTCGGTCATGGTCGCCCGCAAGGACAGCGGCATCAAGAAGCTCGAAGACATGAAGGGCAAGAAGCTCGGCTTTGCCGATCCTGACTCGACTTCCGGCTACCTTGTTCCCCTCGTCACGCTGCCGGAAGCCATTGGCGCTCCGGTCAAGGAATACTTCTCTTCCACCGGCTTTGGCGGCGGCCACGAGAACCTCGTCTTGGAAGTCGTAAAGGGCAACTTCGACGCGGGCACCACCTGGGCGTCGGGCGTGGGCGAGTTCAAGGATGGCTACAGCTCCGGTAACCTTCGCAAGATGGTCGACAAGGGCATCCTGAACATGGACGACCTCGTCGAACTCTGGAAGTCGCCGCTCATCCCGAACGGCCCGGTCGTCATCCGCTCCTCGCTGAACGACGACATGAAGACCAAGTTCAAGGCATTCATGCTCGGCCTGCCGAAGTCGGACCCGGCCTGCTTCGCTGCCATCCAGGGCGGCGACTTCAAGGGCTACACCGAGGTCAACGTCGACTTCTACAAGCCGATCATTGACGTCCGCAAGGCAGCCATTGGCGGCTGATACCGTTTCCTCCCGCAAAGCCGCCGGATCCCTCCGGCGGCTTTGCCATATCCCACGTTCGACAGGCTGAAGATGAGCGACACTGCGCTGCGCCACCCCCCGAGTGAAACTGCAAGCATGATCGAGCGGCACTGGCATGAGCTTGCCTCCCGGCGCCGCGGCCAGACGTTGCTTGCCCTGTTTCTCGTCGTCGTCTTCACCGCGGGTTCGGTGTGGTTCGCCAATGAGACCAACGCGGGCAAATTTTGGGACCGCCTCCGCTATCTGGCGGACTTCGTGGGGGACCTCGTGCCGCGCGACGCGTGGGAGCCGGTGCGTGCCCTGCTCGATCTCCCCTCCCCCTATTACGACGGGAGCCAGAAGTACGACTACCCCGAGGGCCGGTTCTACGTCACGCAGACCCTCTACGTTCCGGAATATGTCGAAAAGATCGTCGAGACGGTGAATATCGCCATCTTCTCCACAGGCGTCGGCTTCTGCCTGGGATTCGTGCTCTGCTTCTCCGCAGCGAAGAACATGACGCCGAATCCTTATGTCAGGGGCGCCGTACGCCGCTTCATGGAAATTCTTCGAGCGTTTCCCGAGGTCGTCATCGCAGGCTTCTGTCTGGCAATTCTGTCGCTGGGGCCGGTCCCTGCGATCATCGCACTATCCGTCCACACCACCGGAGCGCTCGGAAAGATGTTCTTCGAGGTGGTGGAGAACGCCGACATGCGCCCCGACGAAGGCCTGCGGGCCGTCGGCGCGACCTGGCTCGAACGGGTCTGGTTCGCAATGGTGCCGCAGGTCATGCCCAACTTCGTGAGCTATTTCCTCCTGAGGCTTGAGATCAACGTGCGGGCGTCCACGATCATCGGTGCGGTCGGCGGCGGCGGCATCGGCGAGCTTCTCAGGCTCTCGATCGGACAGGGTCATCCGGCCAAGACTCTTGCGATCGTATTCCTGCTTTTCTGCACCATCATTGCCGTCGACCAGTTCTCCGCATGGCTGCGTAAAAGGCTGGTCGGCGAGCAGTCGTTCCGCGCCGTGGTATGAGGTTGCATCGATGAACACGCTTTCGCCCGTCCAAAAGGCCGACATCGCCGCGCGCCACCCGCAGCTCTTCGACACCACCTCGCTGCGCCGCTACCGCGCTCCTCTTCTCGTCATTCTCGCAGCCGCCTATGTCGCGTTCTCGTTCTGGTTCTTCGCGTTCGGAAAGGTCTTCTCTCAGGCCGACTACTCGATCGCCGGCACCTACCTTGCCGACTGGATCTCCTTCGAGGTTCGTCCCGAGATCGACATGGCAGCCGACGGGACCATGAAGATTTCCTATTCCCGGTTCGATCCGCTCGGCGAACATCCGAACCCCGACTGGGTGCAGACCGAAAAATCCGTCGTCACCCATCAGACCGGCACAGCCACACCGACGGCCAGCCCGTCCGAGCCACAGACAAAGCCGAAAAGCAGCATATTGCTGATGGCTCCCGGTGCGGCCATGGGATCGTCCGCACCTAAAGGGTCCGGCTCGCCCGCGCAGCACCCGGTGGCGACCGCTCCGGCAATCGTCACCGAGGAGGTTGTCACACGGGCGCGGATCGCCATGAGCAGCAGTTCCTCGATAGAAATGACTGCCAATAAGGCGGTGTTGACGAGAGGCGGAGAAACGGTCGTCGTGCCGATGGGCAGGCCGGACATCCGCATTGGAGCTCCCCTTCCGGACTGGGCGTCGCAGAGGCGGCCGGGCGAGAAGATCATAGCCAGCTTCGGATTCGCGGGCTGGGCGGAAGTCACGACCAACGACGTCAAGGTCCACAAGCGGTTTCTCGGGTGGGTGAATTTCCTGTTCGACACGCGGTCTCCCTTCTTCGGGAAGCCATATTCCGAGGTTGCAAGCCTCATCCTCAGCGGTCCACGCATCGACCCGGAGCGAAGCAACCTCGCTCTCGCCTGGGACAACATCCTCTACAACAGCGAATGGCAGCACCTCGACGTCTGGACGAAGCTCCTGCAGACCATCGTGATGGCGTTCGTGGGCACCCTGTTCGCCTCGCTCGTCGCTTTCCCCCTGGCATTCGTGGCGGCACGCAACATCACCCGCAACCGCCCTACGAACCAGGTGACGAAAAGGTTCTTCGATTTCCTTCGCTCCGTCGACATGCTGATCTGGGCGCTTTTCTTCACACGCGGCTTCGGGCCTGGGCCTCTGGCCGGCATCTCGGCGATCTTCTTCACGGATACCGGGACGCTGGGCAAACTGTATTCGGAATCGCTCGAGAACATCGACGAGAAGCAGCGGGAAGGCGTCCGCTCCGTCGGAGCGTCGCCGATTGCGGTGCAGCGGTTCGGCGTCCTGCCGCAGGTGCTTCCTGTCTTCGCGTCCCAGGCCCTCTACTTCTGGGAGTCCAACACGCGCTCCGCGACGATCATCGGCGCCGTCGGCGCGGGAGGAATCGGCCTCAAACTCTGGGAGGCGATGCGCACCAACCAGGACTGGGAGAACGTCGGCTACATGGTGCTCCTCATTCTGATTGTCGTGTTTGCCTTCG from Rhizobium sp. 007 encodes:
- a CDS encoding winged helix-turn-helix domain-containing protein encodes the protein MSVRVLVVEQDEDLLATLKHALETEGYSVNCLHPHASLVELVALRLPDAVIFGAPAPGSMAISTCRQFRTTGATARLPIVVLLDSALEQDRLAVLSAGADDCLIKAVSPVELLIRLRNLLRRLNPALLESTLKVGDLTLDKNARRVHRQKKEVKLGPTEFRLLEFLMKSPGRVHSRSELRASLWGNDASVDERAVDVHIGRLRKGISFGKADKVIRTVRGAGYALGDF
- the phoB gene encoding phosphate regulon transcriptional regulator PhoB, whose amino-acid sequence is MIPRVAVVEDEEALSVLLRYNLEAEGFEVDTILRGDEAEIRLQERTPDILILDWMLPGVSGIELCRRLRMRPETERLPIIMLTARGEESERVRGLSTGADDYVVKPFSTPELVARVKAMLRRAKPEVLSTVLKCGDIELDRETHRVHRKSREVRLGPTEFRLLEFLMSSPGRVFSRSQLLDGVWGHDIYVDERTVDVHVGRLRKALNFSNMQDVIRTVRGAGYSMEA
- the phoU gene encoding phosphate signaling complex protein PhoU, producing MASTHIFSAYDEDLKYLSRRISEMGGLAEQMVSDAVRALVNGDAGLAQKVISDDVVMDHAEREIGDKAIVTIARRQPVASDLREIMGSIRIAADLERVGDLGKNTAKRVIAVQSTGVPRKLARGLEHLSELALVQLKEVLDVYASRSADKAKSIRERDEEIDAMYTSLFRELLTYMMEDPRNITSCTHLLFCAKNIERIGDHATNIAETIYYMATGAQPEGERPKDDTANTVGAVTE
- the pstB gene encoding phosphate ABC transporter ATP-binding protein PstB translates to MNMLTETAVEKALEQKLNTSAYKMVGKTVSVYYGEKRALFDVNLNVRENTVTALIGPSGCGKSTFLRCLNRMNDTIDNCRVTGEIKLDDADIYDPDIDVVELRARVGMVFQKPNPFPKSIYENVSYGPRIHGIARSKADLDQIVESSLHKAGLWNEVKDRLQESGTGLSGGQQQRLCIARAVAVSPEVILMDEPCSALDPIATAKVEELIHELRENYSIVIVTHSMQQAARVSQRTAMFHLGNLVEENDTDKMFTNPDDPRTQDYIMGRFG
- the pstA gene encoding phosphate ABC transporter permease PstA produces the protein MSTTAVAGTRVNWHSDDMKARRKARYAAERRLQVYGMIAIVFALGFLAFLIGSLTLTGYKAFTQTVATINIDLSKAELDTSDMMKADWRGAVRDALRTQVGDLPRRQEKAYFDLFTSSAPFLVRDAVIKDPARLKGPSTFVIPMSDPADQFVKGEISRDTPESQRRVSDEQIGMIDQLVSKGVISSPFNWALFLNADSRFPELAGLAGAISGSFWSLLVCFAISFPIGIAAAIYLEEFAPKNRFTDLIEININNLAAVPSVVFGLLGLAVFLNGFGLPRSSPLVGGLVLSLMTLPTLIIVTRVSLKAVPSSIREAALGVGASKHEMIFHHVLSLAMPTVMTGAIISLARALGETAPLLLIGMNAFITSPPDGIFAASTALPSQIYIWADSPERGFVSRTSAAILVLLGFLILMNAIAIFLRQRFERRW
- the pstC gene encoding phosphate ABC transporter permease subunit PstC, encoding MSGYLFLVLVAAAVIAAYFGGSRALAVATTAGTSRIKAHSRPIYHGLNAAIWTAVPAFVFLLLWLAFQSSVINQLVVASYPGSEAMDGAARSLLIGEIRQVAAGNLFRQPSPEVAAAAEHLRSLQTYSTYLMTAIGLCIAAVGAFLGMKVISPRYRARHSVETAVTGFMMFSSLVAIIITLGIVGSLVFEALHFFAKVPVTEFLFGLRWEPQIAIRADQVAGQGAFGVLPVLFGTFVISAIAMLVAVPTGILSAIYLTEYAHPRFRAVVKPLLEILAGVPTVVYGFFAVLTVAPAIRALGAAVGIPSSPNSALATGLVMGVMIIPFISSLSDDAFAAVPRAMRDGSLALGATKGETIRKVLLPAALPGIIGGVLLALSRAVGETMIVVMAAGLIAKITLNPFDAVTTVTVQIVTLLIGDSEFDNPKTLAAFALGLVLFLVTLGLNLIALRTVRKYREKY
- a CDS encoding PstS family phosphate ABC transporter substrate-binding protein; the protein is MKKYLGSCAVAAILLATAGVASARDQIKIVGSSTVFPYTQAVAEEFANKTGKPAPVVESTGTGGGFKAFCGGVGEDFADITGASRAIKESEVKLCAGNGVTDITEALIGYDGLSIAVSRSNTGDWNLTKEQIFQALAAQLPDGKGGLVANPNKKWSDIDKSLPDVNIVAFGPPPTSGTRDAFVELVMLEGCAKVPGMADIKKADEKKYTEACSRMRQDGPFIEAGENDNLIVQRLESDPNSVGIFGYSFLYENEDKLKDIKIEGVEASFDTIKDGSYPVSRPLFIYVKNAHRDVIPGMKEFLEEYTSKASMGEDGYLAERGLTPLDDSKREEVEKAVLAAKKLGS